A single genomic interval of Camelina sativa cultivar DH55 chromosome 11, Cs, whole genome shotgun sequence harbors:
- the LOC104721352 gene encoding uncharacterized protein LOC104721352, whose amino-acid sequence MAEDPSFLPKDSFVLKLPKKSSLVLRMVVLLFVMVCAVYICSICLKQIGVSPNYGFLNVEVFERPCPEPNIEPWDIPFVHYPKPKTYNRDECSCHPVRYFAILSMQRSGSGWFETLLNNHTNIGSNGEIFSVKDRRANVSTIFETLDKVYNLDWLSSASKNECTSAVGFKWMLNQGLMKHHEEIVEYFKTRGVSAIFLFRKNLLRRMISVLANSYDRDAKLLNGTHKSHTHSAKEAEILAGYKPMINTTLLITELKQIQDMTSKALAYFNTTRHILVYYEDVVKNLTRLDDVQEFLKVPKRKLKSRQVKIHGGTLSKHVQNWEEIQTTLKGTSFENFLLQEHRK is encoded by the exons ATGGCCGAGGACCCTTCTTTCCTCCCCAAG GATAGTTTTGTCTTGAAGCTTCCTAAAAAGTCCTCACTTGTTTTGAGAATGGTCGTTCTCCTCTTTGTAATGGTCTGTGCTGTGTACATTTGCTCCATTTGTCTTAAACAAATAGGAGTCAGCCCAAACTATGGTTTCTTGAACGTTGAAGTGTTTGAGAGACCTTGTCCTGAGCCTAACATTGAACCGTGGGACATTCCTTTTGTGCATTATCCTAAACCAAAGACATATAACAG GGATGAATGTTCTTGCCACCCGGTTAGGTACTTTGCAATTCTCTCGATGCAGAGATCTGGTAGTGGCTGGTTTGAGACTTTACTTAACAATCATACTAATATAGGCTCCAATGGAGAGATATTTTCTGTGAAAGATAGGAGGGCTAATGTTTCCACCATTTTTGAGACTCTTGACAAAGTCTATAATCTAGACTGGTTGAGTAGTGCCTCTAAGAATGAGTGCACTTCCGCTGTTGGCTTCAAATGGATGCTTAATCAG GGTCTAATGAAACATCATGAAGAAATAGTAGAATACTTCAAAACCCGAGGCGTCTCTGCAATTTTCCTATTCAGGAAAAACCTACTGCGCCGAATGATATCAGTACTCGCAAACTCTTACGACAGAGATGCTAAGCTGTTAAACGGGACTCACAAGTCTCACACCCATTCGGCCAAAGAAGCTGAGATATTGGCGGGTTACAAGCCAATGATCAACACAACACTTTTGATAACAGAGCTGAAGCAGATTCAAGATATGACTTCAAAAGCATTGGCTTACTTTAACACCACTCGACATATCCTCGTCTACTACGAAGATGTTGTCAAGAACCTCACG AGACTAGACGATGTACAGGAGTTTCTAAAGGTCCCAAAACGTAAGTTAAAGAGCCGGCAAGTGAAGATTCATGGAGGTACATTGTCAAAACATGTACAGAACTGGGAAGAGATCCAAACCACACTCAAAGGAACCAGTTTCGAAAATTTCTTACTCCAAGAACACCGCaaatga
- the LOC104721353 gene encoding uncharacterized protein LOC104721353, with protein MECSNMKQHQYGSYAEPRISFSSGFAATKHDMIKYKEAPASSDDFEFGVENFSMTTADEIFFDGMILPLKEEVNTTKRMSTLREELSEEDGDSPRRKSKGSSGWWRERLGLGFVRSKKDHKKTSFYHH; from the coding sequence atggaGTGTTCGAACATGAAGCAACATCAGTACGGTTCATACGCAGAGCCGAGGATCTCATTTTCTAGCGGTTTCGCAGCTACTAAGCACGATATGATAAAGTACAAGGAGGCACCAGCATCGTCAGATGATTTTGAGTTCGGAGTTGAGAACTTCTCCATGACGACAGCAGATGAAATCTTCTTCGATGGCATGATCTTGCCgctaaaagaagaagtaaacacGACGAAGAGAATGTCAACTCTGAGGGAAGAACTCAGTGAAGAGGATGGTGATTCGCcgagaagaaaatcaaaagggTCGAGTGGTTGGTGGAGAGAAAGATTAGGATTAGGATTCGTGAGATCCAAGAAAGATCACAAGAAAACTTCGTTTTATCACCATTAA
- the LOC104721355 gene encoding EKC/KEOPS complex subunit Tprkb — translation MKIFHLDRGNTLSVSLFSDVTNSKELLTSILDGSLTLEVSFLNALLIPDIFPLLAAAQKALVSYSRGSLSTRTLHSELVYNYSGSKHITESLKRCGISETSTYILAARFNASPVEMEEVAKLINGKEIDLEELKTHANQANILKHYKITSQELGVSSLGDAIVCRIAARDAL, via the exons ATGAAGATATTCCATCTTGACCGTGGAAACACTCTCTCTGTCTCCCTCTTCTCCGATGTCACCAACTCCaa GGAGCTATTGACTTCGATACTAGATGGAAGTTTGACGCTTGAAGTCTCATTTCTCAATGCATtactt ATTCCAGACATTTTTCCTCTATTGGCTGCTGCTCAGAAAGCACTTGTCTCCTATTCACGCGGTTCCTTATCAACCCGAACTCTTCATTCTGAGCTCGTTTACAATTACTCTGGATCTAAGCAT ATCACAGAATCATTGAAACGATGCGGGATTTCTGAAACTTCTACTTACATTCTAGCTGCCCGGTTCAATGCTTCTCCCGTTGAG ATGGAAGAGGTAGCTAAATTGATCAACGGGAAGGAGATCGATTTGGAGGAATTGAAGACACATGCAAATCAAGCCAATATACTTAAG CATTACAAGATAACTAGCCAAGAACTCGGAGTTTCCTCTCTCGGAGATGCGATTGTTTGTCGGATCGCTGCACGCGACGCATTGTAA
- the LOC104721354 gene encoding ethylene-responsive transcription factor ERF109-like gives MHYPNNRTEFVGDPASTRIHYQKEQLSPEQELSVIVSALQHVMSGENDTTPFHGFSGDSTVISAGMPRSDSDTCQVCRIEGCLGCDYFFTPNQRIEKIQQEEEITSGSRKGSSAAAAAAAAKKSEGGGKIRKRKNKKNGFRGVRQRPWGKFAAEIRDPKRATRVWLGTFETAEDAARAYDKAAIGFRGPRAKLNFPFADYTSSVSSPVAADDIGANASVSASASVSATDSVEAEQWRGGEGGDCNMEEWMNMMMMMDFGNGDSSDSGNTIADMFQ, from the coding sequence ATGCATTATCCTAACAACAGAACCGAATTCGTCGGAGATCCAGCCTCAACCCGGATCCATTACCAAAAGGAACAGCTGTCACCGGAGCAAGAGCTTTCAGTTATAGTCTCCGCTTTGCAGCACGTCATGTCAGGGGAAAACGATACGACGCCGTTTCATGGTTTTTCCGGGGACAGCACAGTGATAAGCGCGGGAATGCCTCGTTCTGATTCCGACACTTGTCAAGTGTGTAGGATCGAAGGATGTCTCGGCTGCGACTACTTTTTCACGCCAAATCAGAGGATTGAAAAGATTCAACAAGAGGAAGAGATCACTAGCGGTAGTAGAAAAGGGAGCTccgcggcggcggcggcggcggcagCAAAGAAATCGGAAGGCGGCGGGAAAATcaggaagaggaagaacaagaagaatggTTTCAGAGGAGTTAGGCAGAGACCTTGGGGAAAATTTGCAGCTGAGATCAGGGATCCTAAGAGAGCCACACGTGTTTGGCTTGGCACTTTCGAAACCGCTGAGGATGCGGCTCGAGCTTATGACAAAGCCGCCATTGGATTCCGTGGGCCAAGGGCTAAACTCAACTTCCCCTTTGCGGACTACACTTCTTCTGTTTCATCTCCAGTTGCTGCTGATGATATAGGAGCAAACGCGAGTGTAAGTGCGAGTGCGAGCGTGAGCGCCACGGATTCTGTTGAAGCAGAGCAATGGCGCGGAGGAGAAGGAGGGGATTGTAATATGGAGGAATggatgaatatgatgatgatgatggattttGGGAATGGAGATTCTTCGGATTCAGGAAACACTATTGCGGATATGTTCCAGTGA